Proteins encoded in a region of the Microtus ochrogaster isolate Prairie Vole_2 chromosome 19, MicOch1.0, whole genome shotgun sequence genome:
- the Isl1 gene encoding insulin gene enhancer protein ISL-1 produces the protein MGDMGDPPKKKRLISLCVGCGNQIHDQYILRVSPDLEWHAACLKCAECNQYLDESCTCFVRDGKTYCKRDYIRLYGIKCAKCNIGFSKNDFVMRARSKVYHIECFRCVACSRQLIPGDEFALREDGLFCRADHDVVERASLGAGDPLSPLHPARPLQMAAEPISARQPALRPHVHKQPEKTTRVRTVLNEKQLHTLRTCYAANPRPDALMKEQLVEMTGLSPRVIRVWFQNKRCKDKKRSIMMKQLQQQQPNDKTNIQGMTGTPMVAASPERHDGGLQANPVEVQSYQPPWKVLSDFALQSDIDQPAFQQLVNFSEGGPGSNSTGSEVASMSSQLPDTPNSMVASPIEA, from the exons ATGGGAGACATGGGCGATCCACCAAAAA aaaaacgTCTGATTTCCCTATGTGTTGGTTGCGGCAATCAAATTCACGACCAGTATATTCTGAGGGTTTCTCCGGATTTGGAATGGCATGCAGCGTGCTTGAAATGTGCAGAGTGTAATCAGTATTTGGATGAGAGCTGTACGTGCTTTGTTAGGGATGGAAAAACCTACTGTAAAAGAGATTATATCAG GTTGTATGGGATCAAATGCGCCAAATGCAACATAGGCTTCAGCAAAAACGACTTCGTGATGCGCGCACGGTCCAAGGTGTACCACATCGAGTGTTTCCGCTGTGTAGCCTGCAGCCGACAGCTCATCCCGGGAGACGAATTTGCGCTGCGGGAGGATGGGCTTTTCTGCCGCGCGGACCACGATGTGGTGGAGAGGGCCAGCCTGGGAGCTGGAGACCCTCTCAGTCCCTTGCATCCAGCGCGGCCTCTGCAAATGGCAG CCGAGCCCATCTCAGCTAGGCAGCCAGCTCTGCGGCCTCACGTCCACAAGCAGCCGGAGAAGACCACCCGCGTGCGGACTGTGCTCAACGAGAAGCAGCTGCACACCTTGCGGACCTGCTATGCTGCCAACCCTAGGCCAGATGCACTCATGAAGGAGCAGCTAGTGGAGATGACCGGCCTCAGCCCCCGAGTGATCCGAGTCTGGTTTCAAAACAAGAGGTGCAAGGACAAGAAACGCAGCATCATGATGAAGcagctccagcagcagcagcctaaCGACAAAACT AATATCCAAGGGATGACAGGAACTCCCATGGTGGCTGCTAGTCCGGAGAGACACGATGGTGGCTTACAAGCTAACCCGGTAGAGGTGCAAAGTTACCAGCCACCCTGGAAAGTACTGAGCGACTTCGCCTTGCAGAGTGACATAGATCAGCCTGCTTTTCAGCAACTG GTCAATTTTTCAGAAGGAGGACCAGGCTCTAATTCCACTGGCAGTGAAGTAGCATCGATGTCCTCTCAACTCCCAGATACACCCAACAGCATGGTAGCCAGTCCTATTGAGGCATGA